The proteins below come from a single Agromyces flavus genomic window:
- a CDS encoding F0F1 ATP synthase subunit delta translates to MGSATREALAGTRAELAELGRAELPVAGDLLAATRVVAATPQLRTALTDNEVAPAEKRALAERVFGGRIAPAAVTLLVSAASQRWSSSADFLDGLEELGLRVAADAADAEVDAELYAFQRTVASDAELELALGSKLGSTDAKVKLVERLLAPVASPATTLVVRHLVQSPRGRRIGEMLRGAASVVADQRGFDVATVTTAVPLTDAQFARLEQSLGAQAGRRVRFDAIVDPSVLGGVRVQIGDDVIDGSVASRLNDLRQKLAG, encoded by the coding sequence ATGGGCAGCGCTACGAGAGAGGCCCTGGCCGGCACGCGAGCCGAACTCGCGGAGCTCGGCCGGGCCGAGCTCCCGGTGGCCGGCGACCTCCTCGCCGCGACCCGGGTGGTCGCCGCGACGCCGCAGCTGCGCACGGCGCTCACCGACAACGAAGTGGCACCGGCTGAGAAGCGCGCGCTCGCCGAGCGCGTGTTCGGCGGACGGATCGCCCCGGCGGCGGTCACGCTCCTCGTGAGCGCGGCGTCGCAGCGGTGGTCGTCGTCGGCCGACTTCCTCGACGGACTCGAGGAGCTCGGCCTGCGCGTCGCGGCCGATGCCGCCGACGCCGAGGTCGATGCCGAGTTGTACGCGTTCCAGCGGACCGTCGCCTCCGACGCCGAGCTCGAGCTCGCGCTCGGTTCGAAGCTCGGATCGACCGACGCCAAGGTGAAGCTGGTCGAGCGCCTGCTCGCGCCGGTCGCGTCGCCCGCGACCACGCTCGTCGTGCGCCACCTCGTGCAGTCGCCCCGGGGCCGCCGCATCGGCGAGATGCTCCGCGGCGCGGCATCCGTCGTCGCCGACCAGCGCGGTTTCGACGTGGCGACCGTCACCACGGCGGTGCCGCTCACCGACGCCCAGTTCGCCCGCCTCGAGCAGTCGCTCGGAGCCCAGGCCGGCCGGCGCGTCCGGTTCGACGCCATCGTCGACCCCTCGGTGCTCGGCGGTGTCCGGGTGCAGATCGGCGACGACGTCATCGACGGCAGCGTCGCCAGCCGCCTCAACGACCTGAGGCAGAAGCTCGCCGGCTGA
- a CDS encoding F0F1 ATP synthase subunit B: MLHAVLRAAEEGHEATPNPVLPATYDIVWSAVCFVIILVFFWRYVLPRMQKLLDERAEAIEGNIAKADEAQRKAEAALEEYTAQLADARAEAGRIRETAREDGKRIVAEAKDQATTEAARVTASAQAQIEAERQAALVSLRSEVGTIAIDLASGVVGESLSEDAKAQAVVDRFLADLEASEQAAAGGKK, translated from the coding sequence GTGCTTCACGCAGTACTCAGGGCTGCTGAGGAGGGTCACGAGGCGACTCCGAACCCGGTCCTCCCGGCGACCTACGACATCGTCTGGTCGGCGGTCTGCTTCGTCATCATCCTCGTCTTCTTCTGGCGGTACGTGCTTCCGCGCATGCAGAAGCTGCTCGACGAGCGTGCCGAGGCGATCGAGGGCAACATCGCGAAGGCCGACGAGGCCCAGCGCAAGGCCGAGGCCGCACTCGAGGAGTACACGGCCCAGCTCGCCGACGCGCGTGCCGAGGCGGGCCGGATCCGCGAGACCGCTCGCGAGGACGGCAAGCGGATCGTCGCCGAGGCCAAGGACCAGGCGACGACCGAGGCCGCGCGGGTGACCGCGAGCGCCCAGGCGCAGATCGAGGCGGAGCGCCAGGCGGCGCTCGTGTCGCTGCGCTCCGAGGTCGGCACCATCGCGATCGACCTCGCGTCGGGCGTGGTGGGCGAGTCGCTCTCCGAGGACGCCAAGGCCCAGGCCGTCGTCGACCGCTTCCTCGCCGACCTCGAGGCGTCCGAGCAGGCCGCCGCAGGAGGGAAGAAGTAG
- the atpE gene encoding ATP synthase F0 subunit C: MDATTVLAEINGNIATVGYGLAAIGPAIGVGIVVGKTIEGVARQPELAGRLQVLMWIGIAFTEALAFIGIATYFIFTS, from the coding sequence GTGGACGCAACCACCGTTCTCGCTGAGATCAACGGCAACATCGCGACGGTCGGCTACGGCCTCGCCGCCATCGGCCCCGCCATCGGCGTGGGCATCGTCGTCGGCAAGACCATCGAGGGCGTGGCTCGCCAGCCCGAGCTCGCCGGTCGCCTCCAGGTCCTGATGTGGATCGGCATCGCCTTCACCGAGGCGCTCGCCTTCATCGGTATCGCGACCTACTTCATCTTCACGTCCTAG
- the atpB gene encoding F0F1 ATP synthase subunit A, with protein sequence MNLLVRIQTNDGEFHGPSIEEFFPDPIAFEGTPFEINRIILVRWVAVIALLLVFWLGTRRMRVVPGRFQSLVEMGLDLVRVNVADDLLGKKDGKRFLPILTTMFFLILFMNLTGVIPGLNIAGTSVIGVPLVLAIVSYVTFIYAGIKQSPGNFFKNSLFPSGVPWPVYIIVTPIELISTFIIRPVTLTLRLMMNMIVGHLLLVLFFAATQFFVFTLGGWYTLLGAGSLAFGLVFTLFEVLVAVLQAYVFTLLTAVYIQLAVAEEH encoded by the coding sequence GTGAACCTGCTGGTTCGAATCCAAACCAACGATGGTGAATTCCACGGGCCCTCGATCGAGGAATTCTTCCCCGACCCGATCGCATTCGAGGGCACGCCCTTCGAGATCAACCGCATCATCCTGGTCCGCTGGGTCGCCGTCATCGCGCTGCTCCTCGTGTTCTGGCTCGGCACGCGCCGCATGCGCGTGGTGCCCGGCCGGTTCCAGAGCCTCGTCGAGATGGGGCTCGACCTCGTCCGGGTGAACGTCGCAGACGACCTGCTCGGCAAGAAGGACGGCAAGCGGTTCCTGCCGATCCTGACGACGATGTTCTTCCTGATCCTCTTCATGAACCTGACGGGCGTCATCCCCGGCCTGAACATCGCGGGAACCTCGGTCATCGGCGTGCCGCTCGTGCTCGCGATCGTGTCGTACGTCACGTTCATCTACGCCGGCATCAAGCAGAGCCCCGGCAACTTCTTCAAGAACTCCCTCTTCCCGTCGGGCGTCCCGTGGCCGGTGTACATCATCGTCACGCCCATCGAGCTGATCTCTACGTTCATCATCCGCCCCGTCACGCTGACGCTGCGACTCATGATGAACATGATCGTCGGCCACCTGCTGCTCGTGCTCTTCTTCGCGGCGACGCAGTTCTTCGTCTTCACGCTCGGCGGCTGGTACACCCTGCTCGGCGCGGGCAGCTTGGCCTTCGGCCTCGTGTTCACGCTGTTCGAGGTGCTGGTCGCCGTCCTGCAGGCCTACGTCTTCACGCTCCTCACCGCGGTCTACATCCAGCTCGCGGTGGCGGAGGAGCACTGA
- a CDS encoding MraY family glycosyltransferase — MTLFVVLALVAAVVTFGGSLVVWKLSLKYRLYPKIRERDVHTRPTPRLGGIAMFVGILVAFGAAAWVSTLGIERFANVSIIFQDRWQVPAILLAAALIVAMGVADDIWDLDWVTKLAGQFIAAGLIAWQGVSIVSLPIGGPDGGITVGSSWMSATITVFTIVLVMNAINFIDGLDGLVAGVALISSGVFYLYSYLLVQQTSPTNYFNLASLLAVLVVGACLGFLPLNWHPAKLFMGDAGALLVGLLMATSAIAVTGQVDPSLLGTDELFPAFIPIIIPFAVLVIPLLDFGLAVIRRLRAGKSPFAADRKHLHHRLLDMGHSHLHAVLIFYGWTAVASFGCLLAFVFPVYFGIDSSWAFLFIGVGFVVLAALTLAPLGRRKRQTVAAEAESATAPFEPGLDELSGARPLTHPERSAAPDEHPSGAR; from the coding sequence ATGACCCTGTTCGTCGTCCTCGCGCTCGTCGCCGCGGTCGTGACGTTCGGCGGCTCGCTGGTCGTGTGGAAGCTGAGCCTGAAGTACCGGCTCTACCCCAAGATCCGCGAGCGCGACGTCCACACGCGTCCGACGCCGCGGCTCGGCGGCATCGCCATGTTCGTCGGGATCCTGGTCGCGTTCGGCGCCGCCGCGTGGGTCTCCACGCTCGGGATCGAGCGGTTCGCGAACGTGTCGATCATCTTCCAGGACCGCTGGCAGGTCCCCGCCATCCTGCTCGCCGCCGCCCTCATCGTGGCGATGGGCGTCGCCGACGACATCTGGGACCTCGACTGGGTCACGAAGCTCGCCGGCCAGTTCATCGCCGCCGGACTCATCGCATGGCAGGGCGTGTCGATCGTGTCGCTGCCGATCGGCGGTCCCGACGGCGGGATCACGGTCGGGTCGTCGTGGATGAGCGCGACCATCACGGTGTTCACGATCGTGCTCGTGATGAACGCGATCAACTTCATCGACGGACTCGACGGGCTCGTGGCGGGCGTCGCGCTCATCTCGAGCGGCGTGTTCTACCTGTACTCCTACCTGCTCGTGCAGCAGACCTCGCCGACCAACTACTTCAACCTCGCGTCACTGCTCGCGGTGCTGGTGGTCGGAGCCTGCCTCGGGTTCCTGCCGCTGAACTGGCACCCGGCCAAGCTGTTCATGGGCGACGCCGGGGCCCTGCTCGTCGGGCTGCTCATGGCCACGTCGGCGATCGCGGTGACCGGTCAGGTCGACCCGTCGCTGCTCGGCACCGACGAGCTGTTCCCGGCCTTCATCCCGATCATCATCCCGTTCGCGGTGCTCGTGATCCCGCTGCTCGACTTCGGCCTCGCCGTCATCCGGCGACTCCGCGCCGGCAAGTCGCCGTTCGCGGCCGACCGGAAGCACCTGCACCACCGCCTGCTCGACATGGGCCACTCGCACCTGCACGCCGTGCTCATCTTCTACGGCTGGACCGCGGTCGCCTCGTTCGGATGCCTCCTCGCGTTCGTGTTCCCGGTGTACTTCGGCATCGACTCGAGCTGGGCGTTCCTCTTCATCGGCGTCGGATTCGTGGTCCTCGCCGCGCTGACCCTCGCCCCGCTCGGGCGACGCAAGCGTCAGACCGTGGCGGCCGAGGCGGAATCCGCCACCGCGCCGTTCGAGCCCGGACTCGACGAGCTCTCTGGCGCACGACCCCTCACCCACCCCGAACGTTCGGCCGCGCCGGACGAGCACCCCTCAGGAGCCCGATGA
- a CDS encoding L-threonylcarbamoyladenylate synthase — translation MTVIHDCSVESELLAGMRLARRAIGSGELVVIPTDTVYGLAADAFSPAAVQRLLDAKGRERTSPPPVLVPGIPTLDALAVEVPEAVRSLVAEFWPGGLTVILRAQPSLQWDLGETRGTVALRMPDHRIALELLSETGPLAVSSANLSGRPSATSAQDAADMLGDLVAVYLDGGEAGRAYQAIGERPGDTSSTIVDATGVEADGTGLLRIVRAGVISRERIAEVVGEDLLAPAAAPAGADVDGEAGAEPSAAAAEAAAAETGADDAADATDATDEAGSADVRADRRDAAAS, via the coding sequence ATGACTGTCATCCACGACTGCTCGGTCGAGTCCGAGCTCCTCGCCGGCATGCGCCTGGCTCGTCGCGCCATCGGCAGCGGCGAGCTCGTCGTCATCCCCACCGACACGGTGTACGGCCTCGCGGCCGACGCGTTCAGCCCCGCGGCCGTGCAGCGACTCCTCGATGCGAAGGGCCGCGAGCGCACGTCGCCGCCGCCCGTGCTCGTGCCGGGCATCCCCACGCTCGACGCGCTCGCGGTCGAGGTCCCCGAGGCCGTCCGGTCGCTCGTCGCCGAGTTCTGGCCCGGCGGCCTCACCGTGATCCTCCGTGCCCAGCCCTCGCTGCAGTGGGATCTCGGCGAGACCCGCGGCACGGTGGCGCTGCGCATGCCCGATCACCGCATCGCGCTCGAGCTGCTGTCCGAGACCGGACCGCTCGCGGTGTCGTCGGCGAACCTCTCGGGGCGGCCGTCCGCGACCTCGGCGCAGGACGCCGCGGACATGCTGGGCGACCTCGTGGCGGTCTACCTCGACGGCGGCGAGGCGGGTCGGGCGTACCAGGCGATCGGCGAGCGCCCCGGCGACACGTCGTCGACGATCGTGGATGCCACGGGCGTCGAGGCCGACGGCACGGGCCTGCTGCGGATCGTCCGCGCGGGCGTCATCTCGCGCGAGCGCATCGCCGAGGTCGTGGGCGAGGACCTGCTCGCGCCGGCCGCCGCGCCGGCGGGCGCCGACGTCGACGGGGAGGCGGGCGCCGAGCCCTCGGCGGCCGCAGCAGAGGCCGCCGCCGCCGAGACGGGCGCTGACGATGCCGCCGACGCGACCGATGCCACCGACGAGGCGGGTTCCGCCGACGTGCGTGCCGACCGGAGGGACGCCGCCGCCTCATGA
- a CDS encoding ABC transporter permease, with protein sequence MTALAQQAPLRTRPRGLAAEAVFIRRSLTHTLRDTEALLMAVILPTMLMLLFTYVFGGALDPSGGYVDYVVPGIILLCAGFGASSTALYVARDMATGIIDRFRTMPLRAGAVLTGHVVASVLRNLFATGVVIVVALLVGFRPTAGPVEWLAAIGLIALYILAITSLFAAIGLAASSPEAANAYGFILLFLPYLSSAFVPVETLPDWLAAFAEHQPITPVIEAIRSLLMGTPMGDAAWWAVGWCVLFVVVAAVWGAWLFRRKAGRR encoded by the coding sequence ATGACCGCGCTGGCCCAGCAGGCGCCCCTGCGCACGCGACCGCGCGGGCTCGCGGCCGAGGCGGTCTTCATCCGACGCAGCCTCACGCACACCCTCCGGGACACCGAGGCGCTGCTGATGGCGGTGATCCTGCCGACGATGCTCATGCTGCTGTTCACGTACGTGTTCGGCGGCGCGCTCGACCCGTCGGGCGGGTACGTCGACTACGTCGTGCCCGGCATCATCCTGCTGTGCGCCGGGTTCGGCGCGAGCTCGACCGCGCTGTACGTCGCCCGCGACATGGCGACCGGCATCATCGACCGGTTCCGCACGATGCCGCTCCGTGCCGGCGCGGTGCTCACCGGCCACGTGGTGGCGAGCGTGCTCCGCAACCTGTTCGCCACCGGCGTCGTCATCGTCGTCGCGCTGCTCGTCGGGTTCCGGCCGACGGCCGGGCCGGTCGAGTGGCTCGCGGCGATCGGGCTCATCGCGCTGTACATCCTCGCGATCACCTCGCTCTTCGCGGCCATCGGACTCGCGGCGTCGAGCCCCGAGGCGGCGAACGCGTACGGCTTCATCCTCCTCTTCCTGCCGTACCTGTCGAGTGCGTTCGTGCCGGTCGAGACGCTGCCCGACTGGCTGGCCGCCTTCGCCGAGCACCAGCCGATCACGCCGGTCATCGAGGCCATCCGGAGCCTGCTCATGGGCACGCCCATGGGCGACGCGGCCTGGTGGGCGGTCGGCTGGTGCGTGCTCTTCGTGGTCGTGGCCGCCGTCTGGGGTGCGTGGCTCTTCCGCCGCAAGGCGGGCCGTCGCTGA
- a CDS encoding ATP-binding cassette domain-containing protein codes for MTLAIDARGIAKRFGATEVLRDLDLAVDAGSVFGLLGPNGAGKTTTINILTTLVRPDAGTATVAGVDLGADPDGVRARISLTGQSAAVDEVLTGRENLVMLARLSGLASRAAAARSDELLERFELAAAAGRRVATYSGGMRRRLDLALSLVVPSAVIFLDEPTTGLDARSRQELWHIIREIADGGATVFLTTQYLEEADRLADRIAVLDGGRIAAEGTASELKAQVGGEVVELRGPDDELIAELPTDGTVHGLRAAVDELDRLAASATGGTHVSIRRPSLDDVFLAITSHAADQVDEGDLVGAAVRR; via the coding sequence TCGCCGTCGACGCCGGAAGCGTGTTCGGGCTCCTCGGGCCGAACGGCGCCGGCAAGACGACGACCATCAACATCCTCACGACGCTCGTGCGTCCCGACGCCGGCACGGCGACGGTCGCCGGCGTCGACCTCGGCGCCGACCCCGACGGCGTGCGCGCGCGGATCAGCCTCACCGGCCAGTCCGCGGCGGTCGACGAGGTGCTGACCGGGCGCGAGAACCTCGTCATGCTCGCGCGGCTTTCGGGCCTGGCCAGCCGCGCCGCCGCGGCGCGCAGCGACGAGCTGCTCGAACGGTTCGAGCTCGCGGCTGCGGCGGGGCGGCGGGTCGCCACGTACTCGGGAGGCATGCGACGGCGCCTCGACCTGGCGCTGAGCCTCGTGGTGCCGTCGGCGGTCATCTTCCTCGACGAGCCGACGACCGGACTCGACGCACGGAGCCGGCAGGAGCTGTGGCACATCATCCGCGAGATCGCGGACGGCGGCGCCACGGTGTTCCTCACGACGCAGTACCTCGAGGAGGCCGACCGGCTCGCCGATCGCATCGCCGTACTCGACGGCGGCCGCATCGCCGCCGAGGGCACCGCGTCGGAGCTGAAGGCGCAGGTGGGCGGCGAGGTCGTCGAGCTCCGCGGACCCGACGACGAGCTGATCGCCGAACTGCCGACCGACGGCACCGTGCACGGACTCCGGGCGGCCGTCGACGAGCTCGACCGGCTCGCCGCCTCCGCGACGGGCGGCACCCACGTCTCCATCCGCAGGCCGAGCCTCGACGACGTGTTCCTCGCGATCACGTCGCACGCGGCCGATCAGGTCGACGAGGGCGACCTCGTCGGAGCGGCGGTGCGCCGATGA